The region GGTCCGGCTCCTCGTGGAGCCGCGCGGCTGCCCAGGCCGCCCTTGCCAGTGATGAGGCAGGCGTGCGGAGTTGGCTGGCGACCGTGCGGTTAACCGCCGCCGAGCAGGACGATCGCGACCGTGTCTCCGAGATGGCGACAACCACGAGCAAGCCCAATCTGAAGGTCGCCATCGAGGTCGCGCTCGACGGGACACACGCCGATGTCGTCGCATTCCTCAAGTTCCCTGCTTACGACGGCAAGGTGCAGGACGACCGGATCGCGATCGCCGCGGTCATGGACGCCGGTGGCCCGGCGACCGACGCGGCGGCGCAGGTCGCGCTCAATGGCACACCGCAGAACGCGCACGATTTCCTCCGCACGGGTCAGTACCTCGCGGCGGCTCAGGACGATCGAGTGGCGATCGCTGGCATCATGAACGGGGCCGGCCCCGAGGTTGTCGCCGCAGCCCGCATCGCGCTGGCGGGTCCGCGTGCTTTCGCCCGTGACTTCGTCCAGGTGGGGCAGTACAAGGCGGCGCAGCGGGATCACGACGCCGCGGTGCACGCCGCCACGATCAAGGGCTACGTCGCCCGGAGCGCCGAGTACGCCGCGAAGGCGCAGGTTGACGCGGCACGCGCTGCCGAGGTGGCGGCGCGGGCGCGGGCAGCCGCGAGCGAGGCGCAGGGGCACGCCGAGCGTGCCGTCCGCCTGGCCGAGGAGGCGGCCGGCTACGCGGCGCAGGCGGCGCAGTCAGCTCTGGAGGCAAGGGTGTCGGCCGATCAGGCCGCAGCCTCCGCGCTGGTTGCCCGTAACGCTGCCAACCGGGCTGTCCAGGCGGCTCAGGCGGCAAATGCCTCGGCGTCGCGGGCTGCTGACTCGGCTCGTAAGGCCCGTTCGTCGGCGAACTGGGCGCAGACGTCGGCCGCCAGGGCACGAGAGTCGGCGCTCGCGGCGGGTGCTGACGCGGTCGCCGCCGCGCAGGCCTCGCAGGAGGCGCTGGTGACCGCGATGGAGAAGGTGCGGGCCGAGGCGGAGGCGCAGCGGGCCGGTGGGCCGCAGGAGATCTTTTTTGGGCGGGAGGCCTACGGCCAGGTGCGCGGTACCGAGTCCACTCTCGCTACCGCACCGGGCAACGGCATCATCGTCTTCCGGCTCTTCATCAGCGATAAGTACTTCTACTGCCCGCCGACTGCGGTCCTGCCCTGTGGCAAGGGCGATGGCCGGTCTTTCTCGGAAGACTCCCAGGCGGGCTACCGCGTTGCGGTCGCGTGGAACACGGAGACGGGAACGGTGAGCATCACGGCCTCCCCGAGCTGCTTCAAGGTCGGGTATTGTTCACCGCCCCGGTTGATCGGGCAGGGCAACAACCTCGATATTCTCGGCTCAGGGGCGGGGCGGCTGGATTTCGCCGTCGAGGCTCAATCCTCGATTCCCGGGTTGCCAACCATCAACCAAAAGATCAGCATCAAGATCGAATCTGGAGTGACAGTGGTCAAGATCGATGGTGATCCGTACCCGGACTTCGAGGCGGTCCAGTTCAAGAACAACAGCAACAGCGGGTCACTGCTCGCGAACTCGTCCCATGCAGGCCCCGGCGGGCCTCAGCTACAGCTGTGGGATCTGACCGAGAACCGCAAGCAGACCTGGGTCGACGGTCAATCCCGGGACTTCGCGTTGGAGTACTACCTCCTGCAGAAGGAGCTCTGCCAGATCAACCCGGCTCTGTCGATGTGCCGTTGACCGTGGAGCCTAACCAGAATGCCGGGCAGCGGCTCAAAGCGCTGCCGCTGCCCGGCTTCGTCCTGATCTACACCGCGGTGTATGGCGCGCTGATCGCGATCGGCAGTGTCGTCGGGTACCTCGTGGTGGCGAATCAGCCATCCTTCGGGGCGTTCGTGGTGGAGGTCGTGCTGGCCGCCGCATACATCGTGCCCGTGTCGGTGATCCCCTTCGCTGTCGCGCTCGGGATCCTCTTCCTCTTCCGCGACGCGAAACCTGTCTGGTTCCGACTGGCGGCCGTGCTGCTCTGCAGTCTGCCGTCGGTGTGCACGCCCGAGCCGCGACAGTTGGCGTACTTCCTGCCGATGCAACTCTTGGTCGCGTTCATCGTGCGTCAGCCGTACGACCCGGAGCGGGACCAGGTGGGTGGTCACCACTGAGAGCGGAGAGCCGCGCTCCCCGACCGACCTCTGTTGGTCGGGGAGCGCGGATCGACGTTCCGGGATGCCGGGGTCAGCCGAGCCGGGTGAGCTGGGCGGCGGCCCGTTCCACGATGAGGCAGCGGTCCTCGACGTACTCCATGCCGGTCTCCTCGGCGATCCGCCGCGCCTCGGCCGAGACGATGCCCAGTTGCAGCCAGACCGCCGGGGCGCCGATCGCCGCCGCGTCCCGGACCACCTGGACGGCGTCGGCCGCCGGCCGGAACACGTCCACCAGGTCGACCGGGTGCGGGATGTCGGCCAGCGTCGGGTACGCGCGTTCCCCGAACAGTTCGTCGACAGTCGGGTTGACCGGGATGATGCGCCAGCCGTAACGCTGCATCTGCAACGGCACGGCGTGCGCGGCCTTCAACGGGTCGCGGGACGCGCCCACGACGGCGATCACGGCGGAGTCGGCGAGGATCTGCTGAGCGGTACGCACCCGCCGACTGTAGCTCCGAGCCCGATTACAGCAGAGTCAGTTGCTCCGCCGACGGTGGTGGTGGTGGCTCGGGCAGGTTGCGGTTGTCGCCGCGCTCGCCCTGGTGCATGCCGTGTCGGCGGGCGGCGATCCGCACCCGTGCGGTCACCTCCCGCTGGTACGCCTGCGGGGCGTACGCACCGGCCCGGTACAGCTCGCGGTAGCGGGGCACCAGGTGTGGGTGTTCCCGGGCGAGCCAGGGCGCGTACCACTCCCGGGCGCCGGGACGCAGGTGCAGGGGTAGTGCGGTCACGCTGGTCGCCCCGGCTGCGGCGATCGCCGACACGGTGGCGTCGATCGACGCGTCGTCGTCGCTGAGGCCGGGCAGGATCGGGGCCATCAGCACCCCGACGGAGAAGCCGGCGTCGGTGAGTGCCCGAACCGCGTCCAACCGGCGGCGTGGGTGTGGTGTGCCCGGCTCGACGGAACGCCAGAGCTGTTCGTCGACGAACCCCACGGAGAACGAGATGCCCACACTGGTGACCTCGGCGGCCTGACGTAGCAACGGCAGGTCGCGCAGGATCAGCGTGCCCTTGGTCAGGATCGAGAACGGGTTGGCGAAGTCCCGTAGGGCCGCGATGATCTGCGGCATCAACCGGTAGCGGCCCTCGGCCCGCTGGTAGCAGTCGACGTTGGTGCCCATCGCCACGTGCGCGCCCCGCCACTTCGGCGCGGCCAGCTCCCGCCGTACCAGCTCACCGGCGTTGACCTTGACGATCACCTTCCGGTCGAAGTCCGCACCGGCGTCGAGATCGAGGTAGGTGTGCGTGTTGCGGGCGAAGCAGTTGTGGCTGACCACCCCGTTGGCGATGAAGTCGCCGGTGCCGGTGGTGATGTCCCAGAGCGGCAACTCCAGCCCGAGCGCCTGGATGTCGACAACCCTGAGGTCCGCCATGCACTTCAGTGCGGCGCCCTCGATCGAGCGCTTCCTGCTGATCGCCGGGTCGGTCAGGTGAAAGAACCGGAGCCGGGCGGTGAGACCTCCGGTCAGCCTGATCTGCCGCACCCGGTTGGGGCGGCCGGGATCCTCTCGGACGTACGAGAACCCGAACCGTCGAAGCGCGGCCGTCGTCTGGTCGAGGATCGCGTCGTCGCTGTTACTGATGCGCAGGATTCCCCGGCTGCAACTGCCCTCGGCGTCGAAGATGCCTGCCAGGAAGCCGAGCCGCCACTCGTCGCTGGGACTGACCGGCCACTGGATCAGCCCGGTGATCCTCTCGATGTCCCGCTGCTTGGAGGTGCGGATGGCCGACAGGGCTCGGCGTGTGGCGCTGGCCGGTGTGAACGCGAAGCGGCTCGTCTCGATGCCCTCCTGGGCGAGGTAGCGCTCACTCCTGCTCAACGCCTCGTCATCGATCAGCGCCAGACGGAACCGGTGCACCACCCCGTAGGAGTACGAGAAGGTGCGGAGGTGGGCGTCGCCCCGCACCATCCCGCAGAGGTAGCCCCGGCGGTAGTCGAGTGACTCCTTGGGCCCGGCCGCGAAACGGCCCGTTCCGATGAGGCGGTTGTTCGTTGTCAGGTAGGGGCGTTTGCCGCTGCCCTGCATGGCACCGGTGACGTACTTCCAGCCACGGTCCGAGAGGAACCGGTGGTCGCCGCTGGCGATGAGCGTGGTGCCGTCCGCCAATGTGACTCGGTATGCGGGCTTCACGGTGGACCACTTGTCGAGGACGGTGGTGACCACATACCGGCGGTAGGCACCGCGGCGCTCGGTGCCATAGATGCGGTCGCCGGGCTCCAACTCGCTGATCGGCTTCGTGCGCCCGTCCGCCATCAGGATCGGGGTGTCACCGGCCATGCAGTAAACACACGCATGACTGCATCCCCGGTACGGGTTGATGGTCCACCCGAAGGGCACGCGGGACTGCCCGGGCACCCGGTTGAGGATGGACTTGGCCTGCACCTCGTAGAAGGTCATCCCGGCGAACTCGGGAGTGTCGAAGGTGCGGGCGACGGCGCCGGGCAGCGCCAGCGGCAGGGGTGGCGTCGCTGGCGCTGCCCGCTCGGGGTCTCCCTCGACCGGGGGAGCGGTGAGGTTGTCCCAGCGCATGGGCACTATTCGAACACGTGTACGAGCAGCGCGCAAGTGACCCGCCGGACACCCGTGAGTGCTCGGCGGTGCCGACGGGGGAGGATGGACGCCATGGAGACGTCGACCTTCGTCTACGACGGTGACTGCGCGTTCTGCACGACCTGTGCGGAGTTCGTCGAACGCCGGATCCCCACCACGGCGCGCGTGGTGCCCTGGCAGTTCGCCGACCTGGACGTGCTCGGCCTCACCGTGGCCGAGTGCGAGGAGGCCGTGCAGTGGGTCGGTGCGGACGGCGTACGCGCCGCCGGGCCGGATGCCATCGCGCAGCTGCTCGCCGGCAGCGGCCCGGTCTGGCGGGTGGCCGGCGCCGGCCTGCGGTTCCCGCCGGTACGCGTCGCGGCCTGGCCGGTGTACCGCTGGGTGGCGCGCAACCGGCACCGCCTGCCCGGCGGCACGGCGGCCTGTTCCCTGCCGCAGGAAGCCCGCGAACGGCTCTACGGCCCGGCTGGACGCCCGACCGCCGGGGCCTGATCGCCGAGCGGCGACGAGTCCGCACGGGCATCGATCGGGGGCTGGTCAGGTGGTGTCGACGTGGGCGCGGTGGGGCCGCGGCCGACGAGCCGGCGGGCCCAGACCAGCGGGCGGACCCGTTCCAGCGGCAGGAAGCTGGTCATCGCGGCCAGGTGCGGCGCGAACGAGATGGTGATGGTCGCGATGGTGACCGCGTGGAACGAGTAGAAGAAGCCGACCATGGCGAGTCGCCAGCGGGGTGGCAGGAAGAAGACGACCGGGCTGAGCAGTTCGAACGCCACGATGCCGAACTGGGCGACGATCAGCAGGTACGGCACCTGGGCGATGAGGTCGGCCAGGTCGGTGCCGCGCCGGATGATCGCGCGGGCCAGCACCGAGCCGGTCAGCCAGTCCAGGCCGCCGAAGCGCAGCTTGGCGAAGGCGGCCAGGAAGTACGTGCAGATCACCGCGATCTGGGTGACTCGTAGGGCCCAGCCGCCGGCCTCGGTGCGGGTGGTGTCGCCGTGCCGGGCCCGGCCGGCGGTGGGCAGCACGGCCAGCGCGATGAGCAGTCCGAACCGGTCGTGGTCGACCTTCCCGTAGCTCATCGCGATGATCATCCACTCCAGGTACAGCGCGCAGACCGTCCAGCCGAGCAGACGGGGTGCGCGTCCGGTCGCGGCGAGGAGTGCGAGCGCCAGCAACGACCAGAAGATCACCGTCACCAGCGTCTCGGTCGGCGTCGGCAGGGGGAGCGCGCGGCCGATCAGCAACGGCTGGTAAAGGTCGCCGGGCACGCTGACGCGGGTGCGCACCCAGGGGGTGAAGACCACCAGGTCGGCGGCGACGAAGAGGTAGATCAGGGTCCGGAACGCGGCCACCCGACCTCGGGGGACGGCCTCGGTCAGCCAGCGGGTCATCGGGGCGCCTGCCAGCTGACGACGGTCTGGTCGGTGTGCTGCCCGGTCGGCCGACCGGCGCGGATGCCGTGCCAGCGGATGACGATGCGGACCTCGACCAGCGCGGGGGCGTCCGGGTGGCGTTCGGCGTACGCGTCGGCGACCTCGGTGAGCAGCGTCGGGTCGGCGGCGTATCGCGCCTGCTGACCCTCGATCTCGGCGCGGCGGATGCCGGTCGCGTCCTGGTCGAGGTCGATCACCGTCCCGGCGCTGTTGACTCCCTCGACGCGGGTGTCGGGGGCGGGTGCGTTCGGCGGGTTGGAGGTGGAGTACATCCGGAACGGGCCGAACGGGAAGTCGTCGTCGCTGCCCCAGAAGGTGCCGACCAGTAGCAGGGCGAGGCCGAGTGCGGTCGCGCCGAGCCGGGTCACGCGCCCGCGGGTGCTCAGGGTCTCCATCGGGTCGTGACGATACGGGATGTACCGGCCGGGTCGGGTCCCACCGACGGTCAGTTCGGCCTGCCCGGGCAGGTGATCATGCAGGCCTTGCCCGGGTACGACGAAGGCCGGGCCCGCACCGGGCCCGGCCTTTCGTGTCGTTCGGACGACTCAGTGGTTGTGCTCGGCCAGCTGCTTGCGGACGTCGTCCATGTCCAGTGCCTCGACCTGCTCGATCAGGTTCTCCAGCGCCGACTCGGGGAGGGCGCCCGGCTGGGCGAAGACGATGACGCCGTCGCGGATCGCCATGATCGTGGGGATCGACCGGATGTCGAACTTGGCGCCCAACTCCTGCTGGGCCTCGGTGTCGACCTTGCCGAACACGATGTTCTGGTGCTTCTCCGAGGAGCGCTCGTAGACCGGGGCGAACCGCTTGCACGGACCACACCAGTCGGCCCAGAAGTCGACCAGGACGATGCCGTCGTTGCCGGTCACCTCGTCGAAGTTCGCCGAGGTCAGCTCAACGGTTGCCATTGCACTCTCCGATCACCGCGGTTTGTCTACGACCCGTAGAACCAGGGCTGACCGTATCGAATTCCCGGGGGGTGGGTCACGAAACGTGCCGGTCCAGCCAGGGCGCCCGGGGTCATCGACTCACGTCTGTTTCTTCCGGACCTGCGGAACGCAAATGCACGACGCACTTGCGTGACCTGCGGTAATGGGAGCGTTTCCAAGGAGATCCACCCGATTGAGCTGTACGAATCGGTAACTTGGCCTGTGACAAGGAGGTATCCGGCCTGCGGAGATCGCTGATCAACCGCCGAACCGTCACCCTGAGTAGTGTTACAAAAAGATAAATGTGACGCCGATCTCTGTCGAACCTACGCTGT is a window of Micromonospora sp. WMMD961 DNA encoding:
- a CDS encoding CoA-binding protein, producing the protein MRTAQQILADSAVIAVVGASRDPLKAAHAVPLQMQRYGWRIIPVNPTVDELFGERAYPTLADIPHPVDLVDVFRPAADAVQVVRDAAAIGAPAVWLQLGIVSAEARRIAEETGMEYVEDRCLIVERAAAQLTRLG
- a CDS encoding intein-containing Rv2578c family radical SAM protein — encoded protein: MRWDNLTAPPVEGDPERAAPATPPLPLALPGAVARTFDTPEFAGMTFYEVQAKSILNRVPGQSRVPFGWTINPYRGCSHACVYCMAGDTPILMADGRTKPISELEPGDRIYGTERRGAYRRYVVTTVLDKWSTVKPAYRVTLADGTTLIASGDHRFLSDRGWKYVTGAMQGSGKRPYLTTNNRLIGTGRFAAGPKESLDYRRGYLCGMVRGDAHLRTFSYSYGVVHRFRLALIDDEALSRSERYLAQEGIETSRFAFTPASATRRALSAIRTSKQRDIERITGLIQWPVSPSDEWRLGFLAGIFDAEGSCSRGILRISNSDDAILDQTTAALRRFGFSYVREDPGRPNRVRQIRLTGGLTARLRFFHLTDPAISRKRSIEGAALKCMADLRVVDIQALGLELPLWDITTGTGDFIANGVVSHNCFARNTHTYLDLDAGADFDRKVIVKVNAGELVRRELAAPKWRGAHVAMGTNVDCYQRAEGRYRLMPQIIAALRDFANPFSILTKGTLILRDLPLLRQAAEVTSVGISFSVGFVDEQLWRSVEPGTPHPRRRLDAVRALTDAGFSVGVLMAPILPGLSDDDASIDATVSAIAAAGATSVTALPLHLRPGAREWYAPWLAREHPHLVPRYRELYRAGAYAPQAYQREVTARVRIAARRHGMHQGERGDNRNLPEPPPPPSAEQLTLL
- a CDS encoding DUF393 domain-containing protein codes for the protein METSTFVYDGDCAFCTTCAEFVERRIPTTARVVPWQFADLDVLGLTVAECEEAVQWVGADGVRAAGPDAIAQLLAGSGPVWRVAGAGLRFPPVRVAAWPVYRWVARNRHRLPGGTAACSLPQEARERLYGPAGRPTAGA
- a CDS encoding HTTM domain-containing protein; its protein translation is MTRWLTEAVPRGRVAAFRTLIYLFVAADLVVFTPWVRTRVSVPGDLYQPLLIGRALPLPTPTETLVTVIFWSLLALALLAATGRAPRLLGWTVCALYLEWMIIAMSYGKVDHDRFGLLIALAVLPTAGRARHGDTTRTEAGGWALRVTQIAVICTYFLAAFAKLRFGGLDWLTGSVLARAIIRRGTDLADLIAQVPYLLIVAQFGIVAFELLSPVVFFLPPRWRLAMVGFFYSFHAVTIATITISFAPHLAAMTSFLPLERVRPLVWARRLVGRGPTAPTSTPPDQPPIDARADSSPLGDQAPAVGRPAGP
- the trxA gene encoding thioredoxin — translated: MATVELTSANFDEVTGNDGIVLVDFWADWCGPCKRFAPVYERSSEKHQNIVFGKVDTEAQQELGAKFDIRSIPTIMAIRDGVIVFAQPGALPESALENLIEQVEALDMDDVRKQLAEHNH